One window from the genome of Corynebacterium sp. SCR221107 encodes:
- the sepH gene encoding septation protein SepH: MRELILSPSESTTTSLVFNAVDEAGVASGEQFFLAVDDSLRAVLLGQPLADDSSTASVTDTQGDFPSSDAGLDSASALTEVHHEVEAGDSGQITAPASDRLAPSEHAGEDHARSDMDSVSDGNAGDAQSQTADAAIGQGQGEDSSKTTGTGSAAGEHKQPRPHRDIDPRLSKPLKTRPREIQERIRAGATIAELAAENDVVEARIEPYAHPVLLERARIAELAKSAHPVRDDGPAKLTLWEVLATAFAARGLDLSTTTWDAYRDAANQWVVKVSWKAGLSENEAEWAYLRHGTSQATAVARNGIAADLIDPDFAKPVRTLSAVAHGVKGIDALIGTVDSELERTLDDIPAVTIDNEDDPDHGSSAGKETLGLDDGSQNGEGDEHDSSHEADAHDEQVAEAHGEDFLQHPGTDKPASKRRRKAVTPHWEDVLLGVRANTKRPRN, encoded by the coding sequence ATGCGAGAACTAATTCTCAGCCCTTCGGAGTCGACCACCACGTCGTTGGTTTTCAACGCGGTCGACGAGGCGGGTGTTGCTTCCGGCGAACAATTCTTCCTCGCCGTCGATGATTCCTTGCGCGCCGTTTTGCTTGGTCAACCGCTTGCCGACGATTCGAGCACGGCCTCTGTAACAGATACCCAGGGAGATTTTCCATCTTCGGATGCCGGCCTCGACTCCGCCTCAGCATTAACCGAGGTTCATCATGAGGTTGAAGCTGGGGACTCGGGTCAAATCACTGCCCCAGCCAGCGATCGTCTCGCACCGAGCGAACATGCCGGGGAGGATCACGCACGCTCGGATATGGACTCGGTATCCGATGGCAACGCCGGTGACGCACAATCCCAAACGGCTGATGCCGCAATTGGCCAGGGGCAAGGCGAAGACTCCTCAAAGACAACCGGAACCGGCTCCGCTGCCGGCGAGCACAAGCAACCGCGACCGCACCGCGACATTGATCCGCGCCTGTCCAAGCCGCTGAAGACCCGTCCGCGAGAAATTCAGGAGCGCATTCGTGCGGGCGCTACCATCGCCGAGCTCGCCGCAGAAAACGATGTGGTCGAGGCCCGCATCGAGCCCTACGCGCACCCTGTCTTGTTAGAACGCGCGCGTATCGCAGAGCTGGCCAAATCCGCACACCCGGTGCGCGATGACGGCCCGGCAAAGCTCACCCTGTGGGAGGTGCTCGCTACCGCTTTCGCTGCCCGCGGGCTTGATCTTTCTACGACGACGTGGGATGCCTATCGGGATGCCGCCAACCAGTGGGTGGTCAAGGTCTCGTGGAAGGCTGGCCTTTCGGAAAACGAGGCCGAGTGGGCCTACCTACGCCATGGCACTTCGCAGGCAACGGCGGTGGCGCGCAATGGCATTGCTGCCGATCTCATCGACCCAGACTTCGCCAAGCCGGTGCGCACCCTCAGCGCCGTGGCACATGGTGTAAAGGGCATCGACGCGCTCATCGGCACCGTCGATTCCGAGTTAGAGCGCACACTCGATGACATTCCGGCCGTCACGATCGACAATGAAGACGATCCCGATCATGGATCCTCCGCAGGAAAAGAAACACTCGGTTTAGATGATGGCTCCCAGAACGGCGAGGGTGACGAGCACGACAGCAGCCACGAAGCCGATGCGCACGATGAACAGGTCGCCGAGGCACACGGCGAGGACTTCCTTCAGCACCCAGGGACGGACAAGCCAGCTTCCAAACGCCGCCGCAAGGCTGTGACCCCGCACTGGGAGGACGTCCTTTTGGGGGTCCGGGCGAATACTAAGCGCCCGCGCAACTAG